The Zavarzinella sp. sequence TACCTGAAGACACTGGAAGATCAGGAAGCAGAAATGAAGAAACTGCATGAAGATCTGAAAGAGATGCAGGCCAAAGAAGCTACTTCCCGCAAATCTCTTGACAGCTACCTTGCGAATCTGACAGTGGAATAGGCAACGAGGTGATTTGATACTTACCTTTACAAGATTCGACTGGCAATATCATTGATACTGCATGAACCCCCACCATACAGGCTGGTTACAACAGGTACGGTGGGTCGTTTTCCAATTCATTTAACACCGCTTCAGCAACAAAGATGGGCACATCTGCTGTCACGGCAATTGCAATGGCATCGCTCGGGCGGCAATCTATTTCAACCAGTTCACCGTGTCGCTGCACCCGCAGACGGGCAAAATAAGTCTGGTCCTGCAAATCGTTAATGAGAATATCCTGAATCTCACCGCCCATATTTTCGATTGCATTCACCACCAGATCGTGGGTCAGCGGGCGCGAGGCAAAAACTTTTTTGATGCGACGCTCGATACTGTTGGCTTCGTAGCTCCCAATGACAATCGTAAAACTACGATCGCCATCGACCTCCCGCAGCACAATCAACTGCTTGTCGTTGATATCGGAAATGATAATTCGACGCAGTTCCATTTGCACTGGCACAGCAGCATCCCCTGGCAACAGGATAGAAAATTATGGCAATTGTTTATTTTACTTGCTCCTACGTGGGCGGGTCAAGCAACTGTTCATGGTGGGAGTCGAAATTACTCCCGGTGAACTACTCCCCCTGACCCAGTGAGTAGCCTGGTGCCCCATCAAAGTAGTAAAGATTTTCGGTTTTAATGATTTGCAGACCCGCGTGGGTGATGCGGTTCATCAATTCCAGGACCGTGGGGTAAGTAATTATTTGTCCTTTCTGGGTGAATCGGCAGCGCCAGTGATCGGTGCAGAAGGTTTCCTTCATCCCTTCAGGAAACACTTTGACCCCACGGTTGGTGATCAGGATCAGCGATAAATCACCGGCGAGTGCCTGTAATTGACCGCCTAACACGTTTGGATCGCGGTGGGATTCATCCCATTTCAGGAAGATATCAACACCCACCAATTCCTGCTTGGTGGCTTTTGGCTGATAGGCTGGAATCCTGATCGGGTGGGGCTCATAAACAACTGGTTTCAATACGCCTGGCTTTTTACCCAGTCGTTTGATAATGGCTTCGGTAAAGTCTTTAGTACCCACCTTGACTTCGCTCAGGCCATCGCGGTAGACATCGGCGGTATGGATACCATCTTCCAGAGTTACCAGCCAGGCATTCTTAATTTTTTCTGCGGTGGGGCCGTATCCCAGATGCACCAGCATCTGAATGGCGGCCTGCAACAATCCCGATGGATTTGCAACATCTTTTCCGGCGATGTCCGGTGCGGAGCCGTGCACCGCTTCGAACATGGCAGTATTGTGGCCGATGTTGGCAGACCCTGCCAGACCAATAGAGCCAGCCACCTGGGCCGCGATATCGGAAAGAATATCCCCATAGAGGTTTAAGGTAACAATGACATCAAATGTTTCCGGCTGGGCAGCAAGGCGTGCCGCACCGATATCGATAATCTGGTGATCGTTCTTGATTTCCGGGTATTCTGCCGCAATTTCATCAAACACCTGATGGAACAGCCCATCGGTGATCTTCATAATGTTGTCTTTCGTCATGCAGGTGACTTTTTTACGACCGTAGGCTTTGGCGTATTCAAAGGCATAACGAACGATATTTTCGCACCCTGGGCGGCTGATTACCTTCAGCACCTGGGTTACTTCCGGCGTCTGGCGGTGCTCAATTCCCGCGTACAGGTCTTCTTCATTTTCCCGCACAATCACCAGATTCATGCCCGGGTGGGACGAGGACACGAACGGACTGTACGATTTGCAGGGACGAACGTTGGCAAACAGGTTCAGCGTTTTGCGAATGGTGACATTGACGCTTTTAAACCCTTTCCCCTGAGGGGTAGTCAGTGGGCTTTTCAGAAAACAGCTGTTTTTTCGCAAAAACTCCCACGCTTCGTTGGGAATGCCGGAGGTGATCCCTTTTTCATAAATCGACTGGCCAATTTCAATCACGTCATATTCCAGCGGTGCCTCTGCTGCTGCCAGAATATCCATCGTTGATTGCATGATTTCTGGGCCAATACCATCCCCAGGTGCGACGGTAATTCTTGTTTTCGTCATGGTGCGTCTCTCTTATTCCATAATCAAAAATCATAATATTGCGATATCGCTGTTCATCGATATTGCAATGTCCACGTAATATCATCCAGGCACTATGTGCCAGGCCAGATTCTCATGCTGAAGCATGCCAGGTCTACTTCATCCAGCTTATCCTGTTCGGATGCCTGAAATCGTTCGACGGATACATCCAGAAAGCCCCAGATGCTGGTGGGATCGCCCGAAGTATCATTGCCACGTGCGTCGACTTCCGCTTCCAGCGACCAGTGCCACAATCGCCTTTCCTGTTTTGTGGAAGAACCGTCTTCCTGCCAGCCTTTCATAATTCTTTCAATCATTAATAGGCTCTCATGGGCTGGTTTTTCCGCACTGATGTGCAGGAGAAGTTCCGCGTCGGCCTCTTCATATTTCACATTAGAAATTGCCCGAATCGAATCGAACAGGCGGTGCTCCAGCATGCTGGCACGCCAGGGGGAGAGTAAAGAATAAGTTACTCGTTCTGCTTCAATCGAAATTCCGTACAGCTTTAGTTTCATGGTGGGTGTTGGTTTAACTTTCCTTTGCAACAGAACAAGTGCTCAAAGCACGCGAAAACAAATCCTGAATGTGTGACAATGGTTCAATGCCCACAGAAATCCGGAGCAAACCTTCCGTAATTCCTTGCTGGTGCTTGCTTTCGGCCGATTCGTACCGGTGGGAAGTCGCCCACGGATAGCTGATCGTGGTGGTACAGTCCCCCAGTGATGGGCAAAATGGCACGTTACCCGCACGAATGAAATGATCTACACCCGCCCGCCCCGTGGTGAGTTCGCAGCATAGCATGTAGCCCGCATGCCCACCCAGTGTTTGCTGGCATAATTGATAGTCGGCGTGCGTGGGCAATCCAGGGTAGTGTACTTTGGCAATTCCGGGTTGCTGCTGCAGCCATTCGGCTAATTGCTGGGCATTCTGTTCCGATTGCTGGTAGCGCAACGCCAAAGTAGGCAATGAACGGGTGCAGAGCCAGCTTTCAAACGGATTGCCGGCAAAGCCCCAGACACTTCGCACTTCTGCCATCGTCGTTTTCAGGTTCAAGTCGTCCGCCAGCACCGCACCAAGGGTGACATCGGCGTGGCCGCTGATCAGTTTCGTTAAGCTTTCCACCACAATATCTGCACCCACAGCAGTGGGGCGATAGCCAATTGGTGTGCTGAATGTATTATCGACGATCAATTTCCCACCTGCTGCGTGTGTGGCACTTGCAAGGCGGGGGATATCTGCAATTCGCACCATCGGATTCGAAATGGTTTCCACAATCACCGCATCAACAGGTGTTTTCAGTGCGGCCTCCCACTTCGCAGGGTGGGTGATATCCATATATTCCGTGGTAATACCAAATTTCCCTAAGTGCTTACTGAGCAACTGGTTAGTGCGTCCATAAAGCTGATCGCTTGCTACAATGCGTCGCGTCGCACCGAGGCACCCTAACAACGCAACGCTGATCGCAGCCATGCCCGAACTGGTCACCAGGCACCACCCGGTGTGGTGCAGTGCGGCAAGTTGCTGTTCCAGCAGTTCCCCGTTCGGATGATTGTCGCGTGCGTAAAAATAGCCGCGTTCTTCGTACCTGGCGATCCGTTCAAAGGCGTCCAGATCACTGACCTGAAAGACGCTCGACATGGTGATCGGTGGGGATAAAGGCACCGAACTGCCTGCAGAATAAGAACTTGCGTTCAAAGAATCTCTCCCACGATCATTGATTGTCCGATTTTGGCTTGTTTGCTGTGTGCGGAAGCATTTTCAGAAATTGTATGCTTTTTCCCCACCATTCATGAGTGGGGGTGGGAACGATTCAGCGGTTTTCGCGATGATTTCCGGTCTCTTTTTGCCGGAGCACCCACCCAACTGATCGAGGCGATTCGGAGTTTGAAAGGCGGTGGCATCGTCACTGTGGAAGTTCATCCGAAAGGATTTGGCGAAAAAGAACGACTGCTGATCCGTTACGACAGCAACTACCCCCACCGACGTTGGACCACATTACCACGAGGATTTTCGGATCGAACCATCGATATATTACGCAAAGAATTCAACAGTTTATCCGTGGTTGTGCGTCATCAGGCGATGTTAGCAGCAGCAAAATTTCCTACACTTGAAGAGAATCTTCGTGCAGGTATGCGGCTGGAGAAATACATAGAAATTAATGAAAATTCATTCATAAAACCCGTAGCCGCCACCGCCCAACCAAGGCAAAGCCACCTCGCACACCACAATTGGTGGGAACGAAGTGGGAGGGAAATATCTTCCACGAAACAGGTTATTTTCAATTTGAAGCAGATGGTAAGGCACGTTATGTGAAAACCGAAGGTGGGGGATACGATTTCACTTACCAGCAGGACGGCACGAAAATTTCGCTACGCATTTATAACGGCTATACTTGGTTTGAAGGCCAGATCATTCAGGATGTGATCGAAGGGAAATTAATGCAGCAATCAGGTACCACAGGTGATGGCAAATACACCAAATCGCCCTGATTGCCCAATTTCTCTAACCAATCTAGTGTAAAATAGTTTCCTTTCTGTGGAAATTCTTCCAACATAATAGGTGCGATTACTGTTGTATAATAACAAGAACGACGTAACGGGAGGTAGATACATCGTGGATCGAACAAAATGGATCTTGGCCAGCTTGTTTACCATGACCATGGGAATGCTGTTGGCGAACAGTCCCATGATCGCACAGGACAAAAAAGATCCCCCAAAGGTGTTGCAGAATGACAAAGGGGAGAAAGTTGGTATTAAAACCAACGATGGGTTGAGCCTGGGTGGTCTTTGGTTTCCGGCAAGCTCGAAAGAGGAAAAGCGAAATAAAGAACCAGACGCCGTGATTATGATGCCTGATTTTGGCCACGAAGTATATTCCAAGCACCAAGGCTGGGATATGCGGTGGGTCAATATGGCAGAAAAAATCAGCCAGAAAGGGTTTGGCGTACTCCTGTTTGATTGGCGAGGCCACGGCATGAGCGGGCCCGATATTGGCACCCGGATTTTCACGGGTCAGCGTCAGACATTGTTTGAAAAAGATCTGGCGAATCGCAACCAGTGGGGCGCGGCGGTCACTACGATTGATGCCATCGATTGCAAATACTTTAAGCCAAACTATTGGCCATTCCTGTTTAACGATCTGGCAGCAGCACGCTACTATCTGGATCAGAAAAACGATAATCAGGCAGTAAACTCCGGTCGAATCTGGATTGTGACGGAAGGTCGGGCGGCACACTTTGCTTCCGGATTCATTGCATCAGAATTTCGCAGAAATTCGGTCTATACCCCCAATAACCTGACTGCGGTGGCTAACTCCGAACCAGCAGGTGTTGATTATGCAGGCTTGGTGGCACTATCGTTCAATATTTCGGCATCGACACCCAAATACACCCCGAATGCCGCCGCCATGACCACGAAAGCGGCTTCCAGCACCTTCAACTACAACCATCGAGTTGGTTCTGCGGATCCTTATCACCAGCGCTGTGTAAACCATATGAACGATCGTCTGGCAGCTTTGCTGATTTATGCCGAGAAAGATACTGTTGGGAAGAACACGTCGAATCAAATTATGAATCGCCTGCACCAGTTCCGTGGCACGCCGAAACAGATCGAAGCAGAGCGTAAGGAACGGTTCAAGTGGGTAGAATCGGTGAAAGGTGCCAAGAACCTGACCGGTATCGACCTGATCAGCGATGATCTGGGCACGATGCAACTGATCGAAACCTTCATGGAAAAAGCTCCTGAAGCACAGGCATTGGGCAAAAATATTCTCGAACGCAATGCCAAAGAAGCCCCATCTCAATTACCAGTTCGGTTCAATACGATTCTGTATGGATTGGGTAATTAACCCAATCAGTTTTCAGCCCCCAGCCATCTCACGAAGTTAACCACCACTCGTTGAACTGAACGAAAAATTCCAATAATCTAGTGGTGATGAATATCCTCGACCAAATTGTTCAGCACAAACTGCAGGAAATTGCTGTAGCGAAAGAGCTTACGTCCGAAAATGAGCTTGCAGCCCGATGCAAAGACCTGCCCCAAGTGCGTGATTTTGCCGCCGCACTATTGCAGCACCCAATCGGAATTATTGCCGAAGTAAAAAAGGCATCCCCGTCGGCGGGTATCATTCGGGCAGATTTTCATCCCGTTGAGATTGCTCAAACGTACCAGCGTGCGGGGGCAGATTGCCTCAGCGTGCTGACCGATGAACATTTCTTTCAAGGCCACCTGCAATACCTGGTGGACATTCGTAAGTCAGTTGAAATTCCAATCTTACGCAAAGAATTTATTCTGGATCGCTACCAGTTACTTGAAGCGCGTTCCGCAGGAGCAGATGCGGTTCTGTTGATTGCCGAAATTCTGCCCGACAATCGCCTAACAGAGTTATACCATCAAGCAGTGGAACTGGGCCTGCAGGTGCTGGTGGAACTCCACGATGCGGAACAACTCGAACGGGTGGTGGCCTGTGGCACTCGCCTGATTGGGATCAACAATCGAGACTTGCGCACATTCACCACGCGACTGGATCACACCATTGACCTGCTGGGTGCCATTCCAGCGGATCGGGTGGTGATCAGTGAAAGTGGTATCCGCACCCACGCCGACCTGGTGCGATTGCAGCACGCAGGTGCACGTGGGGTGCTGGTGGGAGAATCGCTGATGCGGGCACCCGATATTGCGAAAGCACTGCTTGAATTACACCAACGTGTGTAAGCAACATACCAAAAAACCAGAATCAATTACTCTGCGTACTTCGCTTCATTATCCGACAGTCCTGCAGTGGCGGTGCTGATCCGTTTGATCGTCTTTTCCGATACTTCCTGCTGCAGTCGTGCAATCAATTCTGAAACCGAAACAGATCCCACATCGCGTTGTTTGAAGTCGGCAATCGATTCATCACGCAGCGAAACCGTCTGGGTGGCCATTTCCTTTTCGCCCACCACCAGCAGATACGGAATTTTCTCCATTGAACCATCGCGGATCTTCGCACCGATTTTCTCGGAACGATAATCCCCGGTAACGCGGAAGCCCGCTTCCCGCAGTTGCTGTTCAATCTGCTGGGCATACTCCACAAACTTTTCACTGATCGTCAGCAACCGTGCCTGTTCTGGTGCCAGCCACAGTGGGAACATTCCAGCAAAATGTTCAATCAAAATACCACAGAACCGTTCCATACTGCCGAACGGTGCCCGGTGAATCATCACGGGGCGGTGCTTCAGATTGTCCGCACCGGTGTATTCCAGATCGAAACGGTTGGGAAGGTTGTAGTCCAACTGCACCGTGCCAAGCTGCCAATCGCGACCAATACAATCACGCACAATGAAGTCGATCTTGGGCCCGTAAAACGCAGCTTCCCCCACACCAATGGAGTAGTTCAGATCGAGTTTCTTCACCGTATCCAGCAGAATCTTCTCTGCGTTATCCCACAGTTCGCTGGCACCAACATACTTGCTGCTGCCAGGTTCCCGCACACTTACCCGTACTCGGTAGTCGTTCAGGCTCAAGGTCCGCAGCACCAGCAGCACCAGATCAATGTTGGCAATCAATTCACTTTCGATCTGCTCCGGCATCATAAACAAGTGGGCATCGTCCTGGGTAAACCCACGCACGCGGGTCAGGCCGCCAAGTTCGCCCGATTGTTCGAAGCGGTAGACAGTTCCAAACTCTGCCAGCCGCACCGGCAGATCTCGGTAGCTGCGTGGCTGCGCCTTATAAATCTGGATGTGGTGGGGACAGTTCATCGGCTTCAAGAGATAGCCTTCCTGTCCTTGCAGCCAATCGGTCAGGCACTTCAGCTTTCCTTCTGAAGTAGTCTGTTCGCGATAGCTCAACCACAGCGTGCGGGCATCCAGTACCACCTGACCCCAGGGATATTGGGCATTGTCATCATCCCCACTGGGGTATTCACCCCTGGTATACGATTCCAGATAATCCAGAAACGCCTTTTCCCGATCTTCCGGCAGTTGTTTTTTCTCCAGCAGCGTTAACCAGCTATCGATGGTCTGTGCCAGCGGATTCATAAACAGTGCGGGGTACTGGGCATCGCGGTAGTAGGGAAAATGCCCACTGGTGCGATAGAGATCCAACCGCCCGATGTGGGGGGTATAAACCGGCTGATACCCACGTTTCAACAATTCATCTTTGATGAAGGTTTCCAGTTGCCCACGGACAATGGAACCTTTCGGCATCCACAGAATCAGCCCCTGGCCAGCATCCTGGCTGATAGTAAACAGCTTCAGTTGTTTGCCCAGCACGCGGTGGTCGCGTTTCTTCGCTTCTTCCAGTTGGGTCAGGTACTGGGTTAATTCTTTCTCGTTGAAAAACGCAGTGGCGTACAGGCGTTGCAACTGCTTCCGTTTGGAATCGCCTTTCCAATAGGCACCTGCAATGTTCAACAGTTTGAATGCCCCCACCTTACCTGCATGATGGATGTGGGGCCCACGGCACAGGTCGATGAACTCCCCCTGCCGATAGAAGCTCAGCTTGCCATACTTCGCAAGCTCCTCTTCGACGTGCTCCACCTTGTAGGTCTGGTTCAGTTCGGCACACAACGCCTTGCCTTCTTCCACTGAACGTTCGAAACGCTCGAAAGGCTCCTGCTCCTTGATGATTTTCTTCATCTCGGCTTCGATCCTGGGGAAATCATTTTCCGTGATCGGGATTTCGCTGTCGATGTCGTAGTAAAACCCATTCGCCAGTGCGGGGCCAAAGGCCAACTTGACATTGGGAAACAACCGCATCACCGCACGTGCCATGATGTGGGCGGATGAGTGTCGCAGCACTTCCAGCGATTCCGTGTCTTTGTCGGTAAGAATCTGGAAGTTGAGCTGTTCGCCATCAGTGGTCAATTCTTTTGTCAGATCGACCACTTCGCCATTTACTTTGGCAGCGATGGCTGCCTGAGCCAGGCGTTTTCCAATACTTTCTGCCACATCCAGCGGGCGAACACCCGGGGGTACCTGACGCTCAGAGCCATCAGGCATACGTAACGTGATCATGTAGATTTCCTCGTTCCTGGCAGCAGCACAGCAGCCCAACAAACGGCTGACAGGTGCTCCAGTAAGTTATTGCGATTCCTAATTTCGCTTCAGGAATTGTAGAAGTAGAGCACCACGCAGGCGAAAAAGTTCACCCACATGTGGTGTTTGGGGTCAGTATGCTTCAATCTTCAAACATCATTTCATCCCTTCTGTTTTCTGGTGCGGCGGCACGTACATTGATTATCGGCCAACAGAACGAACCTGTTGTGCATTAATTAGACGAATTAAAATGTAATTTAGTTCACTAAAATTCTGAAAAAATTGAAATTTGTTGTAAGTCTATGAAATCAAATTACTTACAGCAGAAAAAAATGGGTTATTGGCTGCCGCATTTTCGAAATACAATGTCGATATTTAAATAATTTTGTACAGGCTAAAGTTGTTTTTTCGAAAAGTGCAGCCAACAATGCATGTGGATCACATGATGAAATCATGTGCCACGCAATTATCGACGTGGGAAGCCGGCTGGCACAGGATTACCTTGCATGTAGCCACTGTAAGCTGCTGGCAGGTAAGGGTTTCCAGTGTATGCAGGTGGGGGATAGAACGGTGCATTGGCCATTGGTGCCACGGTCTGGAAGTGGCCATCGTACGGGAAGTACAGGTACCATGGTGCGGCCATGTGCACAGGCAGCGTTGGCATGCGATACACGTTCTGCGATTTTGCAAACCAGGGGTTGCTGAAAATCGGGTGATTCCATTGTGCACGGTCGTGCGTCATGTTGGGGTGCTTGCCATAACCAAACAGGCCGGGGTGCCCGGTCGAGCCGGGAATGCTGACCCCACCACCACCTGCGGTGCCGCAGTTGTTACAGGGTTGCTGGGCTGCAGCGGTCATTGCCATGGCACACAGCAGTGCCATCGATAACAGAAACTTTTTCATCGTATTCTCTCTCAGGTTCGTGTCCATGAACACAGGCGATACTTCTGCGAATCACCTGGCCGAAGAACATATTGTTTAAGTTTGATCCACAATCGCAACATCCACCAAGTGAAGTGCGAAGAAATTCTAAATCACACCACGTGGAACGTTTTACGTCCCACCCATTCGTTATTACCTGCGGTACATCCAGCTTGGGTAAACCGTGCCATAGTAGGGGTTTGTGTACTGCTGGTAAGCCGATGGCACAATCGTGGGTGCAGGGGTTGTACCGGGTGCTGCCGGTGCCGCGGGTGCAATCACGGGTTGACCCGTTGTGGTGGCTGGATATCCAGAATACGTTCCGGGATACATGCCGGGATAGCCCTGCTGTGCACCGGGATAACCCTGAGCTGGCCCCCACAGTTGTTGGTTCGCAGGTGAGTAGTCGCCATAAATAGGTCTGGGGATGTGCATACGCATGCTGCCTGGGGCATCATACGGGCCGTAATTAAACAACGGGCCATCCATGTGAATCCAGCGGAACTTGGATGTGGCAAGACGTTCCAGAAAATTAAAACCGTGTGACTGGTAAGGATATTGGGCGAAAGACTGGCCCGGGCTCATCATCAGTCCCAGAACGCCCAATAATGCAACAAAAATCCACTTTTTCATTTCGATATGCTCCGATCGAAGAGCGATCGGGCCACGAGGTTTTCCTGAACCCCGACTCCTTGCCCGACAATCCATTTATGCGCTGTTGACAGTCATCTTTCTGCGCCAGTTGAACATTTCTTTCCCATGAAAATTACATTGCACATGCTGGTACCGCTAGAATCGGAATTCATGGCGCACTACATCGGGAGCAAGGGGTTTTCTCTGTTTTTTGCTTGAAATGTGCGTAAACAACCCACTGAGTGCAACGCTTACGGTGGGGAATAATCAAACGTTCAAAATATTGTGCAGGACAGGTAATTTCTTCGAGAAAATTTGGAATTCTGCCAGACTTTGATTCAAGTTCTGTTTTGTGAAATCATCATTCTCCCGCTTGAAATGGTTTTCATAATGTTAAATTCCCTTCATTGATGCGGTTATAGGCAAGACTACCGATGGAATATTCGCAGGTAATCATTTGAGCAAACATGTTGTCATTGCTGGTGGGAGTGGTTTTCTGGGTCAGGCGTTAGTGGTCCACCTGAACGGAATCGGCTACAGAACAACTGTTCTCACCAGATCTTCTGTCGATCGCAATGGATTCGTTCAGTGGGATGGGGCGACAGCAGGTGCCTGGATTACTCATCTGGAAGGTGCGGCTGCGATCATCAATCTCACCGGTCGCAGTGTTGATTGTCGGTACACAGCCACCAATCGGCAGGAGATTATTCAGTCGCGTGTCAATTCTATAAAAGCTCTCAGCGCAGGTTTACGACGATGCTCAAAGCCACCTCCTGTGTGGATCCAGGCGACCTCACTTGCCATTTACGGTGATGCTGGTGAGATGATCTGCCACGACGATGCTCCCCATGGCGTTGGCTTTTCTGTCGATGTCTGTAAGACGTGGGAATCTGAACTCGAAAATCAGCATCTTCCTGATACAAGAATTGTTGTCCTGCGAATAGGCTTTGCACTGGCGGCCAGCGGAGGGGCATTAGGGCGGCTGGCCACTTTGACAAAATTGTGCCTCGGTGGATCTGTGGGAAACGGCCGTCAATACATCAGCTGGCTTCATCTCAACGATCTGAATCGAATTTTCGAATGGTGCCTGGAAAATCAAGCAGCGTCAGGTGTTTATAATGCTACCGGACCCAGCCCAGTCACCAATAAAGCCTTCATGGCTGCATTACGTCGTTCCCTCAAACGCCCCTGGAGTCCTCCCACACCGTCATTTGCGGTGCGGCTTGGAGCTTTCCTGATGGGTACGGATGCGTCACTGGCACTTACTGGGCGGCGATGCGTGCCAACACGCCTGCTCAATGAAGGATTTCGATTTGAGTACACAGATTTGGAATTGTGTTTGCGGAATATTTTCGCATCGCAACACGCAATGGCTGAAATCTGATGATCCTCGCTCACGTATCACAAAAGGTGTGGTAATGCGGCCAGTTCGCCAAGATCGAAGCAGGCCCGCATTCGGATTCACGGGCAATGTCAGCGAACGATCCGGCACTTCGGCAACGCTTTCTGCAACTCCGCCACAGCCTGCGATGTAACCTGCGTCTCAAGCAAGTTGAGCAAGGTGAGGCTCTTCAGCCCGGCCAGTTCCTTCAGCCCAGCGTCCGTCACTTGCGTGCCAACCAAGCCGAGCGAGGTGAGGCTCTTCAGCCCGGCTAGTTCCTTCAGCCCGTCGTCCGTCACCTGTGTTCCACTCAAGTTGAGCAAGGTGAGGCTCTTCAACCCGGCCAATTCCTTCAGCCCAGCGTCCGTCACCTTCGTGGCACCCAAGTGTAGCGAGGTGAGGCTCTTCAGTTCGACCAGTTCCTTCAGCCCGGCATCCGTCACACTCGTGATACGCAAGTCGAGCGTGGTGAGGCTCTTCAGCCCGGCCAGTTCCTTCAGCCCGGTGTCCGTCACCGGCTTACTAAACAAGATGAGTGTGGTGAGACTCTTCAGCCCGGCCAACTCCTTCAGCCCGTCGTCCGTCAACTGCGTGACATGCAAGTCGAGTCCGAACGGCGTTT is a genomic window containing:
- a CDS encoding NADP-dependent isocitrate dehydrogenase; the encoded protein is MTKTRITVAPGDGIGPEIMQSTMDILAAAEAPLEYDVIEIGQSIYEKGITSGIPNEAWEFLRKNSCFLKSPLTTPQGKGFKSVNVTIRKTLNLFANVRPCKSYSPFVSSSHPGMNLVIVRENEEDLYAGIEHRQTPEVTQVLKVISRPGCENIVRYAFEYAKAYGRKKVTCMTKDNIMKITDGLFHQVFDEIAAEYPEIKNDHQIIDIGAARLAAQPETFDVIVTLNLYGDILSDIAAQVAGSIGLAGSANIGHNTAMFEAVHGSAPDIAGKDVANPSGLLQAAIQMLVHLGYGPTAEKIKNAWLVTLEDGIHTADVYRDGLSEVKVGTKDFTEAIIKRLGKKPGVLKPVVYEPHPIRIPAYQPKATKQELVGVDIFLKWDESHRDPNVLGGQLQALAGDLSLILITNRGVKVFPEGMKETFCTDHWRCRFTQKGQIITYPTVLELMNRITHAGLQIIKTENLYYFDGAPGYSLGQGE
- a CDS encoding PLP-dependent transferase, with product MNASSYSAGSSVPLSPPITMSSVFQVSDLDAFERIARYEERGYFYARDNHPNGELLEQQLAALHHTGWCLVTSSGMAAISVALLGCLGATRRIVASDQLYGRTNQLLSKHLGKFGITTEYMDITHPAKWEAALKTPVDAVIVETISNPMVRIADIPRLASATHAAGGKLIVDNTFSTPIGYRPTAVGADIVVESLTKLISGHADVTLGAVLADDLNLKTTMAEVRSVWGFAGNPFESWLCTRSLPTLALRYQQSEQNAQQLAEWLQQQPGIAKVHYPGLPTHADYQLCQQTLGGHAGYMLCCELTTGRAGVDHFIRAGNVPFCPSLGDCTTTISYPWATSHRYESAESKHQQGITEGLLRISVGIEPLSHIQDLFSRALSTCSVAKES
- the trpC gene encoding indole-3-glycerol phosphate synthase TrpC, coding for MNILDQIVQHKLQEIAVAKELTSENELAARCKDLPQVRDFAAALLQHPIGIIAEVKKASPSAGIIRADFHPVEIAQTYQRAGADCLSVLTDEHFFQGHLQYLVDIRKSVEIPILRKEFILDRYQLLEARSAGADAVLLIAEILPDNRLTELYHQAVELGLQVLVELHDAEQLERVVACGTRLIGINNRDLRTFTTRLDHTIDLLGAIPADRVVISESGIRTHADLVRLQHAGARGVLVGESLMRAPDIAKALLELHQRV
- a CDS encoding bifunctional nuclease family protein, giving the protein MPVQMELRRIIISDINDKQLIVLREVDGDRSFTIVIGSYEANSIERRIKKVFASRPLTHDLVVNAIENMGGEIQDILINDLQDQTYFARLRVQRHGELVEIDCRPSDAIAIAVTADVPIFVAEAVLNELENDPPYLL
- the thrS gene encoding threonine--tRNA ligase codes for the protein MITLRMPDGSERQVPPGVRPLDVAESIGKRLAQAAIAAKVNGEVVDLTKELTTDGEQLNFQILTDKDTESLEVLRHSSAHIMARAVMRLFPNVKLAFGPALANGFYYDIDSEIPITENDFPRIEAEMKKIIKEQEPFERFERSVEEGKALCAELNQTYKVEHVEEELAKYGKLSFYRQGEFIDLCRGPHIHHAGKVGAFKLLNIAGAYWKGDSKRKQLQRLYATAFFNEKELTQYLTQLEEAKKRDHRVLGKQLKLFTISQDAGQGLILWMPKGSIVRGQLETFIKDELLKRGYQPVYTPHIGRLDLYRTSGHFPYYRDAQYPALFMNPLAQTIDSWLTLLEKKQLPEDREKAFLDYLESYTRGEYPSGDDDNAQYPWGQVVLDARTLWLSYREQTTSEGKLKCLTDWLQGQEGYLLKPMNCPHHIQIYKAQPRSYRDLPVRLAEFGTVYRFEQSGELGGLTRVRGFTQDDAHLFMMPEQIESELIANIDLVLLVLRTLSLNDYRVRVSVREPGSSKYVGASELWDNAEKILLDTVKKLDLNYSIGVGEAAFYGPKIDFIVRDCIGRDWQLGTVQLDYNLPNRFDLEYTGADNLKHRPVMIHRAPFGSMERFCGILIEHFAGMFPLWLAPEQARLLTISEKFVEYAQQIEQQLREAGFRVTGDYRSEKIGAKIRDGSMEKIPYLLVVGEKEMATQTVSLRDESIADFKQRDVGSVSVSELIARLQQEVSEKTIKRISTATAGLSDNEAKYAE
- a CDS encoding TIGR01777 family oxidoreductase, whose product is MSKHVVIAGGSGFLGQALVVHLNGIGYRTTVLTRSSVDRNGFVQWDGATAGAWITHLEGAAAIINLTGRSVDCRYTATNRQEIIQSRVNSIKALSAGLRRCSKPPPVWIQATSLAIYGDAGEMICHDDAPHGVGFSVDVCKTWESELENQHLPDTRIVVLRIGFALAASGGALGRLATLTKLCLGGSVGNGRQYISWLHLNDLNRIFEWCLENQAASGVYNATGPSPVTNKAFMAALRRSLKRPWSPPTPSFAVRLGAFLMGTDASLALTGRRCVPTRLLNEGFRFEYTDLELCLRNIFASQHAMAEI